In a single window of the Vitis vinifera cultivar Pinot Noir 40024 chromosome 6, ASM3070453v1 genome:
- the LOC100246564 gene encoding uncharacterized protein LOC100246564, which produces MDVDSEPTMEETILVGEDLMMGPPSPLIPPEIASHVLEGVDLCDGILRNLFLCLQINDIEPFCQDEIVLYRQCAEKRDKELRKRLQDSEHKLGLSMPLDEANERAAQLESEVTSLERRMILASGVEGMEGFRQRWSLHGRLTDTKRRLESLKEGMEKRKKDEPATGPTTKKWFFW; this is translated from the exons ATGGATG TTGATTCGGAGCCGACGATGGAGGAAACTATTTTGGTTGGTGAGGATCTAATGATGGGACCACCATCACCTCTCATCCCTCCAGAAATAGCCTCTCATGTGCTTGAAGGTGTAGATTTGTGTGATGGGATCTTGAGGAACCTATTTTTGT GTTTGCAAATCAATGATATTGAACCATTCTGCCAAGATGAGATTGTTTTGTATCGGCAGTGTGCTGAAAAAAGG GATAAGGAATTAAGGAAACGACTTCAAGATAGTGAGCACAAATTGGGGTTGTCAATGCCTTTAGATGAAGCAAATGAAAGAGCTGCTCAGCTTGAATCAGAAGTCACATCATTGGAGAG GCGCATGATTCTTGCAAGTGGTGTTGAAGGCATGGAAGGGTTTCGCCAGAGATGGAGCTTGCACGGTCGCCTTACAGATACAAA GAGAAGGTTGGAGTCCTTGAAGGAGggaatggagaagaggaaaaaggaCGAGCCAGCCACAGGTCCAACCACCAAAAAATGGTTCTTCtggtga
- the LOC100261920 gene encoding pentatricopeptide repeat-containing protein At4g13650, translating into MYVNAGAMQEARKLFDEMPERSLVSWTIVMSGYARHGPASEVLMMFWDMLCGSGGGLLRPDSFVFAVVLRACGMVECLSYGRGVHGLVVKQSSVVDSFVENALVSMYGSCGALEDAAVVFGGIDKPDLVGWSSILSGYVKNGLEEEGLRIFCDMVSGGIEPDAFAFSMVLGACTNLECWDFGTQAHCYIIKMGFDSCLYLENSLMDFYAKCGDLEGMRRVFSHMSEKNLVSWNTFINGYVHNFHYLEALRIFQILMEEVSQCDDFSLLSILKAVSGLGHLDHGKEIHGYILRAGIETNRYVVSSLLDMYIGCIDHESLYPRVEVPLKLLNYLEGGGYDEFIMTSLLKWCSLESSLESGKMFHSLIIKLDLKSDSYVLSSLIDMYSKCGIWEAAKRVFTRVEQPDTAPWSALISGHSWNGCFAEALKLFRKMQFDGIKANEFTFTSVILACLALENLRKGKELHCKILRSGYESNFSVVNTLINLYSELWQHKQALKLCSMIPDSEISWNFLIRACLGAEDYEIIHKLLWRIQVSHGNLDPVSACDIFASCSSPVLLNVGTQAHAYMTKRGLISHPTISNSLIQMYSACGKFDEAVQAFNLMPEKDTCSWTSILSARVEHGHPSEALNLISQMRWKNKPADQSTFRSVLNACAQMGLVDEAFRLFFSMKEVYGIEPLEEHYSCMVEVLGRAGMFEEVLDFINGVPTFKLGPLIWRTLLSSSRIHGNMKVAQYAAEKLLELEPSDFSANLLLEQVLLTLGEWDNALKLKTKTKSMRASSSWIEIRNRIYEFASDENPAKEVSAKLAEIEGKMEELGYVADKNHLLHNAEEEEYDGVGLHHTEMKALAFGLISLPHGMPVRVVKNVRMCGDCHSACKFMSTFLERELVVKDPYSFHHFRDGKCSCRDTW; encoded by the coding sequence ATGTACGTCAATGCTGGAGCCATGCAAGAAGCACGTAAgctgtttgatgaaatgcctgAGAGGAGTCTTGTTTCTTGGACCATAGTCATGTCCGGGTATGCTCGGCATGGACCTGCTTCTGAAGTGTTGATGATGTTTTGGGACATGTTGTGTGGTTCGGGAGGTGGGTTGTTGCGGCCggattcttttgtttttgcagTTGTGTTGCGGGCTTGTGGTATGGTAGAGTGTTTGAGTTATGGGCGTGGAGTTCATGGGCTTGTTGTGAAACAGAGCAGTGTAGTTGACTCGTTTGTGGAGAATGCGTTGGTGAGTATGTATGGGAGCTGCGGTGCTCTTGAGGATGCTGCGGTTGTTTTTggtggaattgataagccagaTTTGGTGGGATGGAGTTCGATACTAAGTGGGTATGTGAAGAATGGGCTTGAGGAAGAAGGATTGAGGATTTTTTGTGATATGGTTTCAGGCGGCATTGAGCCAGATGCTTTTGCTTTTTCAATGGTTCTTGGGGCGTGCACAAATTTGGAATGCTGGGATTTTGGAACCCAAGCTCATTGCTACATAATCAAGATGGGTTTTGATTCTTGTTTGTATTTGGAGAACAGTCTGATGGATTTTTACGCAAAGTGTGGGGATTTGGAGGGAATGAGACGAGTTTTCAGTCACATGTCTGAGAAAAATTTGGTTTCTTGGAATACATTCATCAATGGTTATGTTCATAACTTCCATTACCTTGAAGCTCTTAGgattttccaaattttgatGGAGGAAGTTTCCCAATGTGATGATTTCAGTTTGTTAAGTATTCTGAAGGCTGTTAGTGGTCTAGGTCATCTGGATCATGGCAAAGAGATTCATGGATATATCCTAAGAGCTGGCATAGAAACAAACCGTTATGTAGTCAGTTCTCTTTTAGATATGTACATTGGGTGCATTGATCATGAGAGTTTGTATCCAAGAGTTGAGGTTCCTTTGAAGCTACTTAACTACTTAGAAGGGGGGGGATATGATGAATTTATTATGACAAGCTTGTTAAAGTGGTGCTCTTTGGAATCTAGTCTTGAAAGTGGAAAAATGTTCCACTCTCTGATAATAAAACTAGATTTGAAGTCTGATTCATATGTTTTGAGCTCACTGATTGACATGTACTCCAAATGTGGTATCTGGGAAGCGGCTAAAAGAGTATTTACAAGAGTAGAACAACCAGATACAGCTCCTTGGTCTGCCCTCATTTCCGGGCATTCTTGGAATGGATGCTTTGCAGAAGCACTGAAACTTTTCCGAAAAATGCAGTTTGATGGTATCAAAGCTAACGAATTCACTTTTACTTCTGTTATTCTAGCTTGTCTAGCTCTGGAGAATCTCAGAAAGGGAAAGGAACTCCACTGCAAGATATTGAGATCTGGTTATGAATCAAATTTTTCTGTTGTTAACACTCTCATTAACCTTTACTCAGAACTGTGGCAGCATAAACAAGCTCTCAAGCTCTGTTCTATGATTCCAGATTCTGAGATCTCTTGGAATTTCTTGATTCGAGCCTGCCTTGGGGCTGAAGACTATGAAATTATTCACAAACTCCTCTGGAGAATTCAAGTGTCTCATGGAAATCTTGACCCAGTCTCTGCTTGTGATATATTTGCTTCCTGCTCAAGTCCAGTGCTTCTGAACGTGGGAACACAAGCACATGCCTATATGACTAAAAGGGGTCTCATCTCACACCCGACAATCAGCAATTCTCTCATTCAAATGTATTCAGCGTGTGGAAAATTTGATGAGGCAGTTCAGGCATTTAACTTGATGCCTGAGAAGGACACTTGCTCTTGGACATCAATTCTTTCTGCAAGAGTTGAGCATGGCCATCCATCAGAAGCTCTCAATCTAATCTCACAGATGAGATGGAAGAATAAACCAGCTGATCAAAGTACATTCCGCTCAGTCCTGAATGCCTGTGCACAAATGGGTCTTGTAGATGAAGCATTCCGATTGTTTTTCTCAATGAAAGAGGTCTATGGGATTGAGCCTTTAGAAGAACATTATTCCTGCATGGTTGAAGTTCTTGGGCGAGCTGGAATGTTTGAAGAAGTTCTGGACTTCATCAATGGAGTTCCCACGTTTAAATTAGGACCTTTAATTTGGAGAACACTTCTCTCATCCTCCCGTATTCATGGAAATATGAAGGTGGCACAATACGCTGCTGAGAAGCTTTTAGAGCTGGAACCAAGTGACTTCTCTGCCAATCTACTGCTCGAGCAGGTTCTTTTAACATTAGGCGAGTGGGACAATGCATTAAagctaaaaacaaaaactaaatcCATGAGAGCAAGTTCTAGCTGGATAGAAATAAGAAACAGAATCTATGAGTTTGCCTCGGACGAAAATCCAGCAAAAGAAGTCTCCGCCAAATTAGCAGAAATAGAAGGCAAAATGGAGGAATTGGGATATGTGGCAGATAAAAACCATTTGCTTCATAATGCTGAAGAGGAAGAATATGATGGAGTGGGTCTTCATCACACTGAGATGAAGGCTTTGGCGTTTGGCCTCATTTCGTTACCCCATGGAATGCCTGTACGGGTAGTTAAGAATGTTCGCATGTGTGGAGATTGCCATTCTGCTTGCAAGTTCATGTCAACCTTTCTAGAACGTGAACTGGTTGTCAAGGACCCTTACAGTTTTCACCATTTCAGAGATGGGAAGTGCAGCTGCAGAGATACTTGGTAG
- the LOC100267099 gene encoding flagellar radial spoke protein 5 isoform X1, with protein MAVTVHPVCSHLSSFHPVRTRLTTRPVSRKFGANSVRCDGSIETQRVTVKNGNDSLDICRVLNGMWQTSGGWGRIDRNDAVEAMLRYADAGLSTFDMADHYGPAEDLYGIFINRVRRERPPEFVDKVRGLTKWVPPPVKMTSNFVRESINVSRKRMDVAALDMLQFHWWDYSNTGYLDALKHLTDLKEEGKIKTVALTNFDTERLQIILENEIPVVSNQVQHSIVDMRPQQKMAELCQLTGVKLITYGTVMGGLLSEKFQDTNIAIPFSAPPLNTPSLQKYKRMVDAWGGWSLFQTLLRTLKTVATKHGVSIPTVAVKYVLDQPAVAGSMVGVRLGLSEHINDSNAVFSLVFDEDDVNSIQEVLKKGKDLLRVIGDCGDEYRRA; from the exons ATGGCGGTCACCGTACACCCCGTCTGCTCCCATCTCAGCTCCTTCCATCCCGTCAGGACGCGGCTCACAACCCGCCCCGTGTCACGCAAATTCGGTGCCAACTCCGTTCGCTGCGATGGAAGCATCGAGACCCAGCGAGTTACGGTGAAGAACGGAAACGATTCCCTGGACATATGCCGAGTTCTCAACGGAATGTGGCAGACGAGTGGGGGTTGGGGCAGAATCGACCGGAACGACGCCGTTGAGGCCATGCTCCGCTACGCCGACGCCGGCCTCTCCACCTTCGACATGGCCGACCACT ATGGACCTGCTGAAGATCTTTATGGCATCTTCATCAACCGAGTCCGTCGAGAGCGCCCACCAGAGTTCGTGGATAAGGTCAGAGG TCTTACTAAATGGGTGCCTCCACCGGTTAAGATGACAAGTAACTTTGTCAGAGAAAGCATCAATGTTTCACGAAAGAGAATGGATGTGGCTGCCTTGGACATGCTTCAGTTTCATTG GTGGGATTACTCCAATACTGGCTACCTTGATGCTCTGAAACATCTTACAGATCTGAAAGAAGAAG GTAAAATCAAGACTGTTGCTTTGACAAATTTTGATACAGAAAGATTACAAATAATCCTGGAAAATGAGATTCCAGTAGTTAGCAATCAg GTACAACATTCAATCGTTGACATGCGCCCCCAACAGAAAATGGCAGAGCTTTGTCAGCTTACGGGAGTTAAACTTATAAC GTATGGAACAGTAATGGGTGGCCTGTTATCTGAGAAGTTCCAAGACACCAACATAGCCATTCCCTTTTCTGCCCCTCCATTAAACACTCCTTCCCTCCAGAAGTACAAAAGG ATGGTTGATGCCTGGGGTGGATGGAGCCTCTTCCAAACTTTGCTTCGAACACTTAAAACTGTAGCTACTAAACATGGGGTCTCAATCCCAACTGTTGCTGTGAAATACGTACTAGATCAG CCAGCAGTGGCAGGATCAATGGTAGGCGTTAGACTTGGTCTATCAGAGCATATCAATGACTCCAATGCCGTGTTCTCCCTTGTCTTTGATGAAGATGATGTGAACAGCATCcaagaagttttaaagaaaggGAAAGATCTGCTAAGAGTAATTGGTGACTGTGGAGATGAATACAGGCGTGCATGA
- the LOC100267099 gene encoding flagellar radial spoke protein 5 isoform X2, producing MAELLNCSFSQFTFNPIEIKTKRGTQVRKLSSRPFQCVLTEDNRTVLVKNGKDSLDICRIVNGMWQTSGGWGRIVPDDAVDAMLRYADAGFTTFDMADIYGPAEDLYGIFINRVRRERPPEFVDKVRGLTKWVPPPVKMTSNFVRESINVSRKRMDVAALDMLQFHWWDYSNTGYLDALKHLTDLKEEGKIKTVALTNFDTERLQIILENEIPVVSNQVQHSIVDMRPQQKMAELCQLTGVKLITYGTVMGGLLSEKFQDTNIAIPFSAPPLNTPSLQKYKRMVDAWGGWSLFQTLLRTLKTVATKHGVSIPTVAVKYVLDQPAVAGSMVGVRLGLSEHINDSNAVFSLVFDEDDVNSIQEVLKKGKDLLRVIGDCGDEYRRA from the exons ATGGCAGAGCTCTTAAATTGCTCCTTTAGCCAATTTACATTCAACCCAATTGAGATAAAGACCAAAAGAGGCACTCAAGTACGAAAACTCAGTTCAAGACCTTTTCAGTGTGTGCTAACTGAGGACAACAGAACTGTACTGGTTAAGAATGGGAAAGATTCATTAGATATCTGCCGGATTGTTAATGGGATGTGGCAGACGAGTGGTGGGTGGGGCAGGATTGTTCCAGATGATGCAGTCGATGCCATGCTGCGATACGCTGATGCTGGTTTCACTACTTTTGACATGGCTGATATAT ATGGACCTGCTGAAGATCTTTATGGCATCTTCATCAACCGAGTCCGTCGAGAGCGCCCACCAGAGTTCGTGGATAAGGTCAGAGG TCTTACTAAATGGGTGCCTCCACCGGTTAAGATGACAAGTAACTTTGTCAGAGAAAGCATCAATGTTTCACGAAAGAGAATGGATGTGGCTGCCTTGGACATGCTTCAGTTTCATTG GTGGGATTACTCCAATACTGGCTACCTTGATGCTCTGAAACATCTTACAGATCTGAAAGAAGAAG GTAAAATCAAGACTGTTGCTTTGACAAATTTTGATACAGAAAGATTACAAATAATCCTGGAAAATGAGATTCCAGTAGTTAGCAATCAg GTACAACATTCAATCGTTGACATGCGCCCCCAACAGAAAATGGCAGAGCTTTGTCAGCTTACGGGAGTTAAACTTATAAC GTATGGAACAGTAATGGGTGGCCTGTTATCTGAGAAGTTCCAAGACACCAACATAGCCATTCCCTTTTCTGCCCCTCCATTAAACACTCCTTCCCTCCAGAAGTACAAAAGG ATGGTTGATGCCTGGGGTGGATGGAGCCTCTTCCAAACTTTGCTTCGAACACTTAAAACTGTAGCTACTAAACATGGGGTCTCAATCCCAACTGTTGCTGTGAAATACGTACTAGATCAG CCAGCAGTGGCAGGATCAATGGTAGGCGTTAGACTTGGTCTATCAGAGCATATCAATGACTCCAATGCCGTGTTCTCCCTTGTCTTTGATGAAGATGATGTGAACAGCATCcaagaagttttaaagaaaggGAAAGATCTGCTAAGAGTAATTGGTGACTGTGGAGATGAATACAGGCGTGCATGA
- the LOC104879741 gene encoding UPF0481 protein At3g47200, whose translation MTVKLEGRAKDCYSNLVPMLGHDFVEMMLLDGCFVVELLRLLGESEDSIDEEDPIFTRPWLIPPLIRDLLKLENQLLFFILDSLFSWSRGAEETETLPLLALKVFDLALPRSPEAILPFQHLEAKHLLHLFHQSLLPPQWVMMTDPHRPADQPMQCNQVLQIPSITINDFTSSPLINCVVWERCLEEGSNYFTDYISFMSCLINQPRDVAFLCSDGIISAFSQDDQHVTKLFKQLGKISGFKVRDCYLSEQVREIEAYYSSNWATMKHTYFSTPWSFISVFSAFILILLTMVQALMSVWSYQRQFG comes from the exons ATGACGGTGAAACTGGAAGGGCGTGCTAAAGATTGCTACTCGAATCTTGTTCCCATGTTAGGTCACGACTTTGTGGAAATGATGTTGCTTGATGGTTGCTTTGTGGTGGAGCTCTTGCGCCTCCTTGGGGAGAGTGAAGATTCTATTGATGAGGAGGACCCAATCTTCACAAGGCCCTGGCTCATCCCACCTCTCATCAGGGACCTCCTCAAGCTGGAGAACCAGCTCCTTTTCTTCATTCTTGACTCATTGTTTAGCTGGTCCAGGGGTGCTGAAGAAACCGAAACTTTGCCCCTGCTTGCCTTGAAAGTTTTTGATCTGGCCTTGCCAAGGTCCCCAGAAGCCATCCTCCCCTTCCAACACTTGGAAGCTAAGCATCTTCTTCACTTGTTTCACCAAAGTCTGCTTCCCCCACAGTGGGTCATGATGACGGATCCCCACCGGCCAGCAGATCAACCCATGCAATGT AACCAGGTGCTACAAATCCCATCCATAACCATCAATGACTTCACCAGCTCTCCCCTCATAAACTGTGTCGTCTGGGAACGGTGTCTGGAAGAGGGCTCCAACTACTTCACTGATTACATCTCTTTCATGAGTTGTCTCATCAACCAACCTAGAGATGTTGCCTTTCTCTGCTCCGATGGAATTATCTCTGCATTTTCCCAAGATGATCAACATGTGACAAAATTGTTCAAACAACTGGGGAAAATTAGTGGATTCAAGGTTCGAGATTGCTACCTGTCTGAGCAAGTCAGAGAAATAGAGGCTTATTACAGCAGCAACTGGGCAACCATGAAGCATACTTATTTCAGCACTCCATGGTCCTTCATCTCCGTGTTCTCTGCCTTCATCCTTATCCTTCTCACCATGGTGCAGGCTCTCATGTCCGTTTGGAGTTACCAGCGCCAGTTTGGGTAG